In Magnolia sinica isolate HGM2019 chromosome 16, MsV1, whole genome shotgun sequence, the genomic window GGAAGTGGAGGAAacaatggtggtggtggtggtggagttAAAAATGGTAGTGGAGGAATATTAATGAATGGCGGTGGTGGGGGCACAAATGGGAGTGGAGGCAGAAGTGGTGGCGGCTGCAATGGATTAGGTGGCAACGGAATTCCAAAAGGTGGCGGTGATGGTATGATGggtggaaagaaagaaaagaactcTGGGCGGCTTGTTCTTTCATCATCCAAAGGTGAGAATTTCGACATGGGTGTAGAACTAGGCTGTTGGTAGCAGAATTCTGGTAGTTTCATAGGCTTGAAGGTGAATAAACCAGCCGAGAAAACATGAATTCCTTTCTTTCTTGACTTGAGAAGACTGAGCGAAGATGAAGTAGCTATGGAAGCCACTGCACAGGAAGGCTCGCTGCTGCTGACCAACTTCACCAAACATCTCCTTATCATCTTTACATGTTTTCCAACTGCAAAAGGTAGATGGACTTTGAATTCTCCTTGTTCGTTCGTCTTCACTTCCTTCCGGAAAACGGGTTTAAGTCCTGCTTCTCCGCATTCTACCGCAACCGAAGCACCTACAATTAAAAGCAGAATTCATACATGTTTTTGAATCTCTGAATTAAAAATCCCATGCTATTGAAGGTTGAATGAAGTATAAACCTGAGATGAAGTGGCTTGTCTTTGAGAACTCCTGATGAAAGCATGCGTCGCAGTAAACAGTTCCAACAACCATTGCAGATTGAAGCTTCTTCTCATGCTTAATAGCTGAAACATGGATGAAGAAGCTCAAGGCAAATATCAGTAAGCAGAGGATTCTCATAACTCCCATTCTCTCAACTCTATATGAAAAGAATGCTTGATGGGTAAGGCTTTTTATTCATTCAACTGTGGTGTCACATTCAGCTCTTTTTTACAGTTGGTTGTTTTTATACCGTATATGTCACATGAACTTATTTCAAGGATAAATACTTCAATACTCTGGCagagggtgatggatgatacacaggcacttaggaATGAATTACCTAAAGATTGTATATGTGGTattgtaatttaaattaaactgtctaaATTATGTATACCAGTTTAGATGTATGATGAATAAAAAATTAGTCTTATTTGATCATTTGATTATTAGATTGGTGGACACtcaatggacagttaaaaataaaaaatatccaatgattttattttaagaaacaagtgtccatgaatcaatacttgggattattcaaccaatttgatttttggaCTATAAACCTAGCAACGATAGGTCTCACAATTTAGCCaggtttttatttgtttatttaactATCAGATTGTTGGATGAAAAATATCCGATGGTATTATTTTAAgaaacaaacaagtgtccacaaatcagaggttagaattgttcaaccaatttgtttttttttttttggactataACTTAGCAACGGTAAGTCTCACAATTTATCAGGTTTTGGTGGGCCctcaatggacggttaaaattgaaaaatatctaATCATCTTATTTCAAGAAACAAGTGtccagtgtccaccaatcagaggttaggattgttcaaccaatgtgATTTTTGGACTGTAACTTAGCAACTGTAGGTTCCACAATTTAGCAGTCTGAGTAAAATAAAATCCTCTTTTTATCAAGTAAACTGAGGTAGATAAATCCAAGATTCCTGACCGACTTGCGTAAAAACCCAAACCAGTAGAGTTTACAAGGGGCAATAAAATGTAGGAATTTtttccacacatgcacagacaACTAAACAAAAGAGTAGAAAAAGAGAAAACCAAAGAGACTTTTCTCTTGCAGGGAGTGTTGTATCattattactttttttaaaaaaatttattgttTATGTTGCTTTCTTGATAGAAAATGCCAAAAAGGGCAGATGGGTCCCAGTTTGTTCACGAGCTGAGTTTTTCGTCCATGAACTTGATGGCCAGAAACATCCAGATTGGAAGGATAATATTCACTAGAATCTCTAACCTCCCAAGCCTTTTTTTTCTCTCAAAATAATTGCCATGTTACATCATGTGCTGGATGCTATCATTCATAACTCAGCCCAATAAACACGCATACATAGACAGACATGCTTACACGCAACTAATTGTAAGCCCGACTAGTTTCGTAATTCAATGACTAATTAATGTTAATAGATGAAAAGGAAATTATTTCAAAGATAAAAAGGAGTAGTcggcttgagtgggccacacctaccgttaatgtgaaatccatccaaccatcagtGAGTCACCCTATGTTAGgcctatggcccaaaaatcaaccccatacatggttcaagtgggccacacgattttAAAGTGTACATAGAAAGCTCGTCCTCTAAACTGTttcccttgttgtggcccacttgaatcatatatGAGCCTGAGGCTTAGCTTTTATTGCGGCATCTAATGGttcaagtggatttcacatactcaTCATCGTGGACTCTAAACCACCATGAATGGTTGAGTGGATTTAACGTTATTTTCAATCATACGGTCCATGTAAACCAccgatggagctgatttttgagccCTATGCCTAATATGAGTTGCTCACCTGATGGTTGGGTACATTTCACATTAGtgacatggtggggctcacccaaGCTGGTAACTCCCTTTCCTTTTTAAAATAACTTTTCTATGGGCATCATTTATTAACATTAAGAATTAGGCAACTAGTTGGACATGCAGCTAGTCGCATcagagcatctctctctctctctctctctctctctctctctatatatatatatatatatatatgtgtgtgtgtgtgtgtgtgtgtgtgcgcgcgcgcgcacgcgCACTTGATTTGAGGTTTATTTTTAAACTATACTTTGTTGGTGTTAAGCCATCTCTACCTGTCCTCTTTGTTCACATTCGCTGATTTGGACTATCTAATAAATGTCTTAAGGCTTAAAATTTGAGTGATTGACTGATCGTCTTCACCCAATCAATGGACTTTTGTTGGCTTATAAGCTGTAAAAGCTTTCCAACTGTCCTAAATTAGGCTATCGTTATGCTAAAGAGGAAGATGCAATTAATGCAAGTTTTTGGCTATTAGGAATCAGAGAAGTGGCCCATCAATTTGGATAGTCTTTATCAATATGCATTTGTATCCATTGGACAATAGGGGTGGTTAAGGTTG contains:
- the LOC131229301 gene encoding proline-rich protein 4-like; the encoded protein is MGVMRILCLLIFALSFFIHVSAIKHEKKLQSAMVVGTVYCDACFHQEFSKTSHFISGASVAVECGEAGLKPVFRKEVKTNEQGEFKVHLPFAVGKHVKMIRRCLVKLVSSSEPSCAVASIATSSSLSLLKSRKKGIHVFSAGLFTFKPMKLPEFCYQQPSSTPMSKFSPLDDERTSRPEFFSFFPPIIPSPPPFGIPLPPNPLQPPPLLPPLPFVPPPPPFINIPPLPFLTPPPPPPLFPPLPPFPPLPPFPPLAPFPPLPSFTHPPPPPPPPPPFLPFPPLPPIFPGIPPASPSKKAFP